The following proteins come from a genomic window of Musa acuminata AAA Group cultivar baxijiao chromosome BXJ1-7, Cavendish_Baxijiao_AAA, whole genome shotgun sequence:
- the LOC135586601 gene encoding alkylated DNA repair protein ALKBH8 homolog: MNMMNSRFTRFKGLENEPTPNLFVANCGPAVGMSFDNIESAFGIFGKVVGVHAADETGTRVIVCFSEVNAAQAAFKALNDLPCAELGGRIMHISYSVVRPLQKVHKEIFFPVYFSASDLGIPGIYLVHDFITVEEEKRLLAEVDNRQWRSLSKRRVQHYGYEFLYETRNIDSKHFLGELPSFVSNILQKILSFPGLGRDQNKEMDQLTVNEYPCGVGLSPHIDTHSAFDELIFSLSTAGPCIMEFRRYPEGTWCHPTASVNEIHEDTPLLPSYIARKAIFLPPRSMLLMSGEGRYAWHHYIPHRKVDRVGEKAIGRSSRRVSFTFRKVRKGSCCCPYKQYCDSQLECRNQQVKQDIVQSSLPLKREAFCPTDTDRI; encoded by the exons atgaacatgatgaactcaAGATTCACCAGATTTAAAGGATTAGAGAATGAGCCAACTCCTAACTTGTTTGTTGCCAATTGTGGACCAGCTGTGGGCATGTCTTTTGATAATATTGAATCTGCTTTTGGCATTTTTGGCAAGGTTGTTGGAGTCCATGCTGCTGATGAAACTGGTACACGTGTAATTGTTTGCTTTTCTGAAGTCAATGCTGCTCAAGCAGCCTTTAAAGCACTAAATGACCTCCCTTGTGCTGAACTTGGAGGGAGAATAATGCATATAAGCTACTCAGTAGTACGGCCACTTCAGAAG GTacataaagaaatattttttccAGTATATTTTTCGGCATCAGACTTGGGGATTCCAGGAATTTATCTCGTGCATGATTTTATCACTGTGGAGGAAGAAAAG AGACTCCTTGCAGAAGTTGACAATAGGCAGTGGAGAAGTCTGTCGAAAAGAAGAGTTCAGCATTATGgttatgaatttttgtatgag ACAAGAAACATTGATTCTAAGCATTTTTTGGGTGAGCTTCCATCCTTTGTTTCGAACATACTGCAGAAAATCTTATCATTTCCTGGTCTTGGTCGTGATCAAAACAAAGAAATGGATCAGTTGACG GTTAATGAATATCCATGTGGGGTAGGCTTATCCCCACACATAGACACTCATTCGGCATTTGATGAACTCATCTTCAGCCTTTCAACAGCTGGTCCATGCATTATGGAATTTAGGAGATATCCTGAAGGGACTTGGTGCCATCCAACTGCATCTGTTAATGAAATACATGAAGACACCCCTCTTTTACCCTCGTATATTGCTAGAAAAGCTATTTTTCTTCCTCCTCGTTCTATGCTCTTGATGTCTGGGGAAGGGCGTTATGCTTGGCATCATTATATTCCACATCGCAAG GTTGATAGAGTAGGGGAAAAGGCAATCGGAAGAAGTTCACGTAGGGTTTCTTTCACTTTCCGCAAG GTTAGGAAAGGATCATGCTGCTGTCCATACAAGCAGTATTGTGACTCTCAACTGGAATGTAGAAATCAACAGGTAAAACAAGACATAGTCCAATCATCTCTACCATTGAAACGAGAAGCATTTTGTCCAACAGACACTGACCGAATATAA